A stretch of Arctopsyche grandis isolate Sample6627 chromosome 9, ASM5162203v2, whole genome shotgun sequence DNA encodes these proteins:
- the LOC143916560 gene encoding O-glucosyltransferase rumi homolog, protein MKRPCCLCILTFLITSSNIKPVSLEDQCLNDACEAKDEGPSTGSFENKYSEAANTLYSKYAENIQNSLAEYEPCRQDNCTCHLPTLKNDLRPFKQTGISKAMFESVSKKGTKYQIISGVLYRQKDCHFPARCSGIEHYILQFAKKMPDMELIINTRDWPQLNKLWGHSLGPILSFSKTNDYWDIMYPAWSFWEGGPAISLYPTGLGKWHQHRTSLTEAAEKWPWESKLPKAFFRGSRTSDERDPIILLSRSNPELVDAQYTKNQAWKSDADTLHAPPAKEVSLEDHCKFKYLFNYRGVAASFRFKHLFLCKSLVFHVGDEWLEFFYPSMKPWVHYVPVSANADQDDIRNMIQFFQKHDSLGRDIADRGFEHIWSNLRILDVKCYWKKLLKGYSKLLKYDVVKDDELIEIKSK, encoded by the exons ATGAAGCGTCCatgttgtttgtgtattttgacGTTTCTCATTACTTCGTCGAATATTAAACCAGTTTCGCTCGAAGATCAGTGTTTGAATGATGCATGTGAAGCAAAAGATGAAGGACCATCGACGGGTTCtttcgaaaataaatattcagaAG ctGCTAATACGCTATATTCAAAGTACGctgaaaatatccaaaattcATTAGCCGAATATGAGCCATGTCGCCAAGATAATTGCACTTGTCACCTACCGACACTTAAAAACGACCTGAGGCCATTCAAACAAACGGGAATAAGCAAAGCGATGTTTGAATCAGTAAGCAAAAA AGGGACCAAGTATCAGATTATTTCCGGTGTGTTGTATCGACAGAAAGACTGTCACTTTCCAGCGAGATGTTCAGGAATTGAACATTACATATTACAGTTCGCTAAAAAGATGCCCGATATGGAGCTGATCATCAATACGAGGGATTGGCCGCAGCTCAACAAACTATGGGGCCACTCATTAggaccaattctttcatttagCAAG ACTAATGATTATTGGGATATAATGTATCCAGCCTGGAGCTTTTGGGAAGGTGGTCCAGCAATCAGTCTATATCCAACCGGACTAGGGAAATGGCATCAACACAGAACATCCCTAACAGAAGCTGCTGAAAA ATGGCCATGGGAGTCTAAATTGCCAAAAGCTTTCTTCCGAGGATCCCGCACGAGCGACGAGCGAGATCCAATCATACTACTATCAAGATCAAACCCTGAACTAGTCGACGCACAATACACTAAAAATCAAGCTTGGAAATCCGATGCT GATACGTTGCACGCTCCGCCAGCTAAGGAAGTCTCTTTGGAAGATCACTGCAAGTTTAAGTATTTGTTTAATTATAGAGGAGTCGCAGCGAGTTTTCGTTTTAAGCATCTGTTCCTTTGTAAGTCGCTTGTGTTTCATGTCGGAGACGAGTGGTTGGAGTTCTTCTACCCGTCGATGAAACCTTGGGTTCATTACGTGCCGGTATCGGCCAATGCCGATCAAGACGATATTAGGAATATGATTCAGTTTTTTCAAAAGCACGATTCGCTAGGACGGGATATTGCCGATAGAGGTTTTGAACATATATGGAGTAATTTGAGGATATTGGATGTGAAATGCTATTGGAAGAAGTTGCTCAAAGGTTACAGCAAGCTTTTGAAGTATGACGTGGTGAAGGATGACGAGTTGATCGAGATCAAGTCGAAgtga